From the Harpia harpyja isolate bHarHar1 chromosome 16, bHarHar1 primary haplotype, whole genome shotgun sequence genome, one window contains:
- the SPTY2D1 gene encoding protein SPT2 homolog gives MDFRNILVMASEQQGLNSVPKRYSLAVGPPKKVPKVKGVESAAVQAFLRRQEEEKRKKALEERRKKEELLARRIELKHDRKARAMASRTKDNFYGYNGIPVEEKPKKRRTCENVAQAPEAEHATEDETEQLEYSQTESEHEQEEYEEKPSKVAVKPKAPPKSAPAPLNFAELLRLAEKKQYEPVEIKPVKKVEERPRTAEELREREYLGRKNKRVEMHKKSEKEIKSTGISSSSKKMTSRKESVNAKLNKSLVDKHSTPKGSLSSSMSGIGKKSKAPALTEKHSRSSSSSRFDQMEKNSQNGSLKSSTGSSHSKLPVNGIGKSGSSSHVPPSKPAANGAQRLPSAKESSLKKSALTKSGNAAALQHGINSNAKRSGSSLGKGGPGHPGGGSSAGPGRSSSNSGVGPGRPGCGSSPGPGRLGSGSAAGPGRPGSSSSTGPGRLGGGSSVGPGRPAGSSNMGPGRPGSSSNMGLGRPGSSLGTGPGRPGISTNAGCGRPGSSMGTGPGRPGISPSTGPGRPGSSLGTGPGRPGVSLSTGAKRPGSSLGTGPGRPGVSPSTGAKRPGSSLGTGPGRPGIGPSAGPGRPGSGLGATVKPKCTVVSETISSKNLVTRPSNGQINGMRSFQGHRPVFHPQGLGRPPISYKRQIEDDDDDDDEYDSEMDDFIEDEGEPQEEISKHIREIFGYDRKRYKDESDYALRYMESSWREQQKEEARSLRLGVQEDLEELRREEEELKRKRQSKKLRTR, from the exons AAAAGGTACAGTTTGGCTGTTGGTCCTCCCAAAAAGGTTCCAAAAGTCAAGGGTGTAGAGTCTGCAGCAGTGCAAGCATTTCTCAGAcggcaagaagaagaaaaaagaaaaaaag CactggaagaaagaagaaagaaagaagaactcTTGGCTAGACGTATTGAACTGAAACATGACAGAAAGGCAAGAGCTATGGCCTCACGAACAAAGGATAATTTTTATGGCTATAATGGCATTCCTGTTGAAGAGAAGCCTAAAAAGAGGAGGACTTGTGAGAATGTCGCTCAGGCCCCAGAGGCTGAGCATGCAACAGAAGATGAAACTGAGCAACTTGAATACAGTCAGACTGAATCTGAGCATGAGCAAGAAGAATATGAAGAGAAACCATCCAAAGTTGCAGTGAAACCAAAGGCGCCTCCCAAAAGTGCACCAGCACCTCTGAACTTTGCAGAGCTCTTaagacttgcagaaaaaaaacagtatgaaCCCGTGGAAATAAAACCAGTGAAAAAGGTAGAAGAGAGACCCAGAACAGCAGAAGAATTGAGAGAGAGGGAGTATTTGGGACGCAAAAACAAAAGAGTAGAAATGCATAAGAAAAGTGAGAAGGAGATTAAGAGTACAGGGATATCCAGTTCTTCAAAAAAAATGACTTCTCGGAAAGAATCTGTAAATGCAAAACTTAACAAAAGCTTAGTAGATAAACATTCCACACCAAAAGGCAGTCTGTCGTCTTCTATGAGTGGTATTGGTAAGAAATCCAAAGCACCAGCATTGACTGAAAAACACTCACGGTCGTCATCATCTTCCAGATTtgatcaaatggaaaaaaactcaCAAAATGGCTCCTTAAAAAGCTCTACTGGTAGCAGTCATAGTAAATTACCTGTCAATGGTATTGGAAAGTCTGGCTCAAGCTCTCATGTGCCACCCTCAAAACCAGCAGCTAATGGGGCTCAGAGGCTACCATCTGCTAAAGAATCCAGCCTGAAAAAGTCTGCCCTTACAAAATCAGGaaatgctgcagctcttcagCATGGAATCAACTCCAATGCAAAACGATCGGGCAGCAGCTTAGGAAAAGGAGGACCTGGACATCCAGGTGGCGGTTCAAGTGCAGGACCTGGGCGATCAAGCAGCAATTCTGGTGTGGGACCTGGAAGGCCAGGATGTGGTTCAAGCCCTGGACCTGGGCGACTGGGCAGTGGCTCAGCTGCAGGACCTGGAAGGCCAGGCAGCAGCTCAAGCACAGGACCTGGGCGACTGGGTGGTGGCTCAAGCGTGGGACCTGGAAGGCCAGCTGGCAGCTCAAACATGGGACCTGGGCGACCAGGCAGCAGCTCAAACATGGGACTTGGGCGACCAGGCAGCAGCTTAGGCACTGGACCGGGAAGGCCAGGTATCAGCACAAATGCAGGATGTGGGCGACCAGGCAGCAGCATGGGTACAGGACCAGGAAGGCCAGGCATCAGCCCAAGCACTGGACCTGGACGACCAGGCAGCAGCTTGGGAACAGGACCAGGAAGGCCAGGAGTCAGCCTGAGCACAGGAGCCAAGCGACCTGGCAGCAGCTTGGGAACAGGACCAGGAAGGCCAGGAGTCAGCCCGAGCACAGGAGCCAAGCGACCAGGCAGCAGCTTGGGAACAGGACCAGGAAGGCCAGGCATCggcccaagtgcaggacctgggcGACCAGGCAGTGGCTTGGGTGCAACTGTAAAACCGAAGTGTACTGTTGTATCGGAAACTATTTCTTCTAAAAACCTAGTCACAAGACCTAGCAATGGACAGATAAATGGAATGAGGTCTTTTCAAGGGCATAGACCTGTGTTTCATCCACAAG GTCTTGGAAGACCACCTATTAGTTACAAGAGACAAatagaagatgatgatgatgatgatgatgaatatGACTCTGAAATGGATGACTTCATTGAAGATGAAGGGGAACCCCAAGAAGAAATATCAAAACATATTCGGGAAATATTTGGCTATGACCggaaaag ATACAAAGATGAAAGTGATTATGCCTTACGTTACATGGagagcagctggagagagcaacAGAAAGAAGAAGCTAGGAG CTTGAGACTTGGCGTTCAGGAGGACTTAGAAGAATTGAGACGggaagaagaagaattaaaacgCAAGAGACAGTCTAAGAAGCTGAGGACACGTTAA